The following are from one region of the Polyangiaceae bacterium genome:
- a CDS encoding phosphodiester glycosidase family protein, translated as MRLLPLLALVAGGCAASPPPQREALPPPAPKPPVASEKVDAAPTAAAPEPPPPAPPALTMKAFAPPFERSAKAGDGQWQPVSEVPTDPPLMLETTVHPHPFKKDVYAVVVAVDLRRVELALVAGTHEPESKAVPREERAGLVPEDRQADLLAVFNGGFKARHGGYGMMVDQQVYVPAKDDACTIALYQDGSVRIRTFDQLAQADIRAYRQTPPCMVVDGELNEMLSGWSARKWGMSIEGKDDIRRTALGVDESGQVLLFGIGEWIRPKELALAMQLAGAKNVAELDINWSYTRFLFFGHPEPNAPLQVTATLIPKLEHSKRGYVHKASYRDFFYLAKKPSQAKVSPSKPHK; from the coding sequence ATGCGTCTGCTACCGCTCCTCGCTCTGGTCGCTGGCGGCTGCGCTGCGTCGCCTCCGCCCCAGCGCGAGGCGCTCCCGCCGCCGGCGCCGAAGCCCCCGGTCGCGTCCGAAAAGGTGGACGCCGCACCGACCGCCGCGGCTCCCGAGCCTCCGCCACCCGCTCCGCCGGCGTTGACCATGAAGGCGTTCGCGCCACCCTTCGAGCGGAGCGCCAAAGCGGGCGATGGCCAATGGCAACCCGTGAGCGAGGTCCCGACGGATCCGCCGCTGATGCTCGAGACGACGGTACACCCCCACCCTTTCAAGAAGGACGTGTATGCCGTCGTGGTCGCGGTCGATCTGCGCCGCGTCGAGCTGGCGCTGGTCGCTGGAACGCACGAGCCCGAAAGCAAGGCCGTGCCCAGGGAAGAGCGTGCCGGCTTGGTTCCCGAAGACCGCCAAGCCGACCTCTTGGCGGTCTTCAACGGAGGCTTCAAGGCCCGTCACGGTGGCTACGGCATGATGGTCGACCAGCAAGTCTACGTGCCGGCCAAGGACGACGCCTGCACGATTGCGCTCTACCAAGACGGTAGCGTGCGCATCCGGACCTTCGATCAGCTCGCTCAGGCCGACATTCGCGCGTACCGCCAAACGCCACCCTGCATGGTGGTCGATGGCGAGCTCAACGAGATGCTCTCGGGATGGTCCGCCCGGAAGTGGGGCATGAGCATCGAAGGCAAGGACGACATCCGCAGGACCGCGCTCGGCGTGGACGAGAGCGGCCAGGTACTGCTGTTCGGCATCGGCGAGTGGATTCGTCCGAAGGAGCTCGCCTTGGCGATGCAGCTCGCGGGCGCCAAGAACGTGGCGGAGCTCGACATCAACTGGTCGTACACGCGCTTCCTGTTCTTCGGCCATCCGGAACCGAACGCCCCGTTACAAGTCACGGCAACGCTGATCCCCAAGCTCGAGCACTCGAAGCGCGGCTACGTGCACAAGGCGTCGTACCGAGACTTCTTCTATCTGGCGAAGAAACCGTCTCAGGCGAAGGTATCGCCGTCGAAACCCCACAAGTGA
- a CDS encoding RNA polymerase sigma factor, with amino-acid sequence MGNISDDDLIEAVVAGDASVASELYDRLHHSVDRTIYRVLGRREGDHEDLVQTTFEQIVKTLATRRFARACSLKTWACSVATHVALNAMRSRRRERGVFDRREEHPDGPALGSDPERDALARRDVDNVRRLLADMSPARAEALFLHDVLGYELAEIAALTGVSIAAAQSRLVRGRHELHEKLGVKKKRGRT; translated from the coding sequence CTGGGAAACATCAGTGACGACGACCTCATCGAGGCCGTCGTCGCCGGCGACGCGAGCGTTGCCAGCGAGCTCTACGATCGGCTCCATCACAGCGTGGATCGCACCATCTATCGGGTCCTCGGCCGCCGGGAAGGGGATCACGAGGATCTGGTGCAGACCACCTTCGAGCAGATCGTGAAGACGCTGGCAACGCGCCGCTTCGCTCGCGCCTGCAGTCTCAAGACCTGGGCGTGCAGCGTCGCCACTCACGTGGCGCTGAACGCCATGCGCTCGCGGCGTCGCGAGCGGGGTGTGTTCGATCGGCGAGAAGAGCACCCGGACGGTCCTGCTCTCGGCTCCGATCCCGAGCGTGACGCGCTGGCCCGCCGCGACGTGGACAACGTGCGGCGCCTGCTGGCGGACATGAGCCCCGCGCGAGCGGAAGCGCTCTTCCTACACGATGTCCTTGGCTACGAGCTGGCAGAGATTGCGGCGCTCACCGGTGTGAGCATCGCAGCGGCCCAGTCTCGCTTGGTGCGCGGACGCCACGAGCTTCACGAAAAGCTGGGCGTAAAGAAGAAGCGGGGGCGCACATGA
- a CDS encoding FecR domain-containing protein, whose translation MTDRISSNDLLEDLRRSVIPVEEHEVVEERRARMVSHIARAIRTTSEERARSRRRARVFGALAVAAAVALVVLGALRFSPASSASASAASVRGEGAGVVLSHDGASSVVADGTDQRLVSGDELSTLATTEAKLVLDSGAVVQLSSGTRLRLSHVGTRPESIHLALGRVFVRVPHLGPSGRFVVSTPDASVTVHGTAFTVEVSNGATRVTVTEGEVGVRSDSDSAVLHPGDSWTSTGKDAAVKKAAPSSAVATKKDEPAPKAESEVALSAKPKTPPSKPAAMPKSAAVSADSAADQPKDQTDLPEQNRLFSSAVAARKSGDDARAVAILDQLLSRYPNGLLAPEARVERFRCLARMGKKQEAAKEARRYLLEHGDGAARDEARTVAMPDGG comes from the coding sequence ATGACCGATAGAATCAGCTCCAATGATCTGCTCGAGGATCTGCGCCGTAGCGTAATCCCGGTGGAAGAACACGAGGTCGTGGAAGAGCGGCGGGCGCGCATGGTGTCGCACATCGCCCGAGCGATCCGCACCACCAGCGAAGAGCGAGCGCGCTCTCGCCGCCGCGCCCGCGTCTTTGGCGCTCTGGCCGTGGCGGCCGCCGTGGCTCTGGTCGTGCTCGGTGCGCTACGGTTTTCCCCCGCGAGCTCGGCTTCCGCCTCGGCAGCTTCGGTTCGCGGAGAAGGCGCCGGAGTGGTCCTGTCGCACGACGGCGCCTCTTCCGTCGTCGCCGATGGCACGGATCAGCGCCTCGTCTCCGGGGACGAGCTCAGCACGCTCGCTACTACCGAGGCCAAGCTGGTGCTGGACAGCGGCGCCGTGGTGCAGCTGAGCTCCGGCACTCGGCTTCGGTTGAGCCACGTCGGAACGCGGCCGGAGAGCATCCACCTGGCTTTGGGTCGTGTCTTCGTGCGGGTGCCGCACCTCGGGCCTTCGGGCCGCTTCGTGGTGAGCACGCCGGACGCTTCCGTGACCGTGCACGGCACGGCGTTCACCGTGGAGGTGTCCAATGGCGCCACGCGCGTGACCGTCACCGAGGGCGAGGTCGGAGTGCGGAGCGACAGCGACAGCGCGGTGCTGCACCCCGGGGACAGCTGGACCTCGACGGGCAAGGATGCAGCCGTCAAAAAGGCCGCGCCCAGCAGCGCCGTCGCGACGAAGAAGGACGAGCCCGCGCCGAAGGCCGAAAGCGAAGTGGCGCTGAGCGCGAAGCCCAAGACGCCCCCGTCGAAGCCGGCAGCGATGCCCAAGAGCGCGGCCGTCAGCGCTGATTCCGCGGCGGACCAACCCAAAGACCAAACGGACCTGCCCGAGCAGAACCGGCTCTTCTCGTCTGCCGTCGCCGCGCGCAAGAGTGGGGACGACGCCCGCGCGGTCGCCATCCTCGACCAGCTCCTGTCGCGCTACCCGAACGGGCTCTTGGCGCCGGAAGCTCGGGTGGAGCGCTTCCGCTGTCTCGCGCGAATGGGCAAGAAGCAAGAAGCCGCGAAGGAAGCTCGGCGCTACCTGCTCGAGCACGGCGATGGCGCCGCTCGCGACGAAGCGCGCACCGTAGCCATGCCGGACGGCGGCTGA
- a CDS encoding VOC family protein translates to MTDKQWTPGRVVWRELMTKDVDKAKGYYGELFGWTFQDMPMPEGTYTIAKLGETMVGGMMQLPADDVPPNWMSYVSVEDVDAAAKTVKAEGGTMIVEPKDVPGMMRFAVLSDPSGAVIGMLRSNDGDGAPPDNLGPGMFCWETAMTKDVKKAKDFYGKVLGWTTEQGPGDVAVFARAAGSETRQVADIQQAKAPMPAFWLTYVVVEKLEAARERAEKLGGKILEKNIEVPGVGNIALLRDPAGAMLGLFQPAMG, encoded by the coding sequence ATGACCGACAAGCAATGGACACCGGGACGCGTGGTCTGGCGAGAGCTGATGACCAAGGACGTCGACAAGGCGAAGGGGTACTACGGCGAGCTGTTCGGCTGGACCTTCCAGGACATGCCGATGCCGGAGGGCACCTATACGATCGCGAAGCTGGGCGAGACCATGGTGGGCGGCATGATGCAGCTGCCGGCGGACGACGTTCCGCCCAATTGGATGAGCTACGTGTCCGTGGAGGACGTGGACGCCGCCGCGAAGACGGTGAAGGCCGAGGGCGGCACCATGATCGTGGAGCCGAAAGACGTGCCTGGCATGATGCGCTTCGCGGTGCTGTCGGACCCCAGCGGAGCCGTGATCGGGATGCTGCGATCCAACGACGGCGACGGCGCGCCGCCGGACAATCTCGGCCCAGGGATGTTCTGCTGGGAAACCGCGATGACCAAGGACGTGAAGAAGGCCAAGGACTTCTACGGCAAGGTGCTGGGCTGGACCACGGAGCAGGGGCCGGGGGACGTGGCCGTGTTCGCTCGGGCGGCGGGAAGCGAGACGCGGCAGGTGGCGGACATCCAGCAGGCGAAGGCGCCGATGCCGGCGTTCTGGCTCACCTACGTGGTCGTCGAGAAGCTCGAAGCTGCTCGCGAGAGAGCCGAGAAGCTCGGCGGCAAGATCCTGGAGAAGAACATCGAGGTGCCCGGCGTGGGTAACATCGCGCTGCTACGAGATCCCGCAGGCGCGATGCTCGGCTTGTTCCAACCGGCCATGGGGTGA
- a CDS encoding right-handed parallel beta-helix repeat-containing protein encodes MRALTAFFAVVTLSTPALAAEYFVAPNGSDDNPGTESEPFLTFQKGLEPLQNGDTLTIRGGSYRLMDGASGAQFNRPGGTAESHVTIRAYPGEQPVFLGSLSTEGKSWEDQGGGLYRLDASYLPNDPTGLFTGETRIEHVMKTVSGTRSHADVADVVNPGEWTKADASGAGCPQENAGCYVYLRPPTGMDPNAEVFELSQRKLIFALGTPFLEIRGLTIFYTQDAAITLEGGEGQLVEDNVLAHNSNGNDNSYSIFVSYGGGATVRNNLVYDSKYWGGFSNSKGITLMDMDPDNPSLIEGNEVYDIVGQGITSKDGVGNIVVRGNYVHDVGVCIQPASRRCHWQKSNCTPTDPENYPGGGWTIQENAMVRCGVGVGFSSGEQNEDNRIFNNVFYDCDSGVDVVLAHPGTLIANNIFAKSVRGVFLDHGGSGDSATFQDFLPVFTAHHNAFFDNESDYLLRPDWTGPGGSGTGFALSEVQQAHAIEDASLATDPMFADAPGGDFHLSEGSPAKAAGDGSLYSVASVDMGMYPLGASGSGGAAGAGGAGGGTSGAGGGAAGSGGGAAGASGAAPSPDENSGCGCRAAAPRSSSGLAGLILLGAFAFARRWYAARRGGRIPHRG; translated from the coding sequence ATGCGCGCGCTGACAGCGTTCTTTGCCGTCGTCACGCTCTCCACTCCGGCGCTGGCCGCGGAGTACTTCGTGGCTCCGAACGGCAGCGACGACAATCCCGGGACGGAGAGCGAGCCCTTCCTCACGTTCCAGAAGGGCCTCGAACCGCTCCAGAACGGGGACACGCTCACGATCCGCGGCGGCAGCTACCGGCTGATGGACGGCGCCAGCGGCGCACAGTTCAATCGCCCCGGTGGCACCGCCGAGAGCCACGTCACGATTCGCGCCTATCCGGGAGAGCAGCCCGTGTTCTTGGGCTCCCTCAGCACGGAAGGCAAGAGCTGGGAAGACCAGGGCGGCGGTCTGTACCGCCTGGATGCGAGCTACTTGCCCAACGACCCCACCGGCCTCTTCACCGGGGAGACTCGCATCGAGCACGTGATGAAGACGGTGAGCGGCACGCGCTCCCACGCGGACGTGGCGGACGTGGTGAATCCCGGAGAGTGGACCAAGGCAGACGCGAGCGGCGCGGGTTGTCCGCAAGAGAACGCCGGCTGCTACGTGTACCTGCGGCCGCCGACCGGCATGGACCCGAACGCGGAGGTGTTCGAGCTGTCCCAGCGCAAGCTGATCTTCGCGTTGGGCACGCCCTTCCTCGAGATCCGCGGCCTTACCATCTTCTACACGCAAGACGCCGCCATCACTCTGGAAGGGGGCGAGGGGCAACTGGTGGAAGACAACGTGCTGGCCCACAACTCCAACGGCAACGACAACTCCTACTCCATCTTCGTTTCCTACGGCGGCGGCGCCACGGTGCGAAATAACCTGGTGTACGACTCGAAGTACTGGGGCGGATTCTCCAACTCCAAGGGCATCACGCTCATGGACATGGACCCCGACAATCCCTCCCTGATCGAAGGCAACGAGGTGTACGACATCGTGGGGCAGGGCATCACCAGCAAGGACGGTGTCGGGAACATCGTGGTGCGAGGCAACTACGTGCACGACGTGGGCGTGTGTATCCAACCCGCCAGCCGTCGCTGCCACTGGCAGAAGTCCAACTGCACCCCAACGGACCCGGAGAACTACCCCGGCGGAGGTTGGACCATCCAAGAGAACGCGATGGTGCGCTGTGGCGTAGGGGTCGGGTTCTCTTCCGGTGAGCAAAACGAGGACAACCGCATCTTCAACAACGTGTTCTACGACTGCGACTCGGGCGTGGACGTGGTGCTGGCCCACCCCGGCACCTTGATCGCCAACAACATCTTCGCCAAGAGCGTCCGCGGCGTGTTCCTCGACCACGGTGGCAGTGGGGACAGTGCAACCTTCCAGGACTTCTTGCCGGTGTTCACCGCCCACCACAACGCGTTCTTCGACAACGAGAGCGACTACCTGCTGCGGCCGGACTGGACGGGCCCGGGCGGCTCCGGAACCGGGTTTGCGCTGAGCGAGGTGCAGCAGGCGCACGCCATCGAAGACGCCTCCCTCGCGACAGATCCGATGTTCGCCGACGCGCCGGGCGGCGACTTCCACTTGAGCGAAGGCTCACCCGCGAAGGCGGCTGGTGACGGCAGCCTCTACTCCGTCGCCAGCGTGGACATGGGCATGTATCCCCTCGGCGCCAGCGGCAGCGGCGGCGCTGCTGGCGCGGGCGGCGCGGGGGGCGGGACGTCCGGCGCCGGTGGCGGCGCTGCAGGAAGCGGCGGCGGCGCCGCAGGAGCCAGTGGCGCCGCACCGAGCCCCGACGAGAACAGCGGCTGCGGCTGCCGCGCGGCAGCTCCGCGGAGCTCATCCGGGCTCGCGGGCCTGATCCTGCTGGGAGCCTTCGCTTTCGCCCGCCGATGGTATGCTGCGCGGCGTGGTGGACGAATTCCTCACCGCGGCTAG
- a CDS encoding sigma 54-interacting transcriptional regulator, whose amino-acid sequence MVDEFLTAASQRYEPEAPANARFQLVVVEGPDAGTTFTVDGAEPGPALLGQSEACTFRLADREVSRRHVELDVEGRRLRITDLKSTNGTFVDGVAVMDAYLSGGELVRLGTSALRVDRLEPDGAGKTRERRGSFGRFIGQSPEVTRLYPLVERLAASNVTLVIEGETGTGKEVLAEAIHEHSARKEEAYVVLDCTTIPPNLAESELFGHERGAFTGATGQRRGVFEQAHGGTLFVDEIGDLDVTLQAKLLRAIERGEIRRVGGADVIRVDVRVIAATRRDLDRAVQEGTFRDDLFHRLAVGRIALPPLRKRRGDIAVLARYFWSELSPGTPLPAHLLQRWESDDFPGNVRELKNAIARQLATGDLETDEISQDAEPETDSPLDALTRAETAMRDVLHARLPFPVARLRVLEALQKAYVERALAEHDGSVERAAAALGIGRRLLPHPQDRQAQTLK is encoded by the coding sequence GTGGTGGACGAATTCCTCACCGCGGCTAGCCAGCGTTACGAGCCCGAAGCCCCCGCAAACGCCCGTTTTCAGCTGGTCGTGGTCGAGGGTCCCGACGCCGGAACGACCTTCACCGTAGATGGCGCGGAGCCCGGCCCGGCTCTCTTGGGGCAGAGCGAGGCGTGCACCTTTCGTTTGGCGGACCGCGAGGTCAGCCGCCGCCACGTCGAGCTGGACGTGGAAGGTCGGCGACTGCGGATCACCGACTTGAAGTCCACCAACGGCACCTTCGTGGATGGGGTCGCGGTGATGGACGCCTACTTGTCGGGCGGCGAGCTGGTGCGCCTCGGCACCAGTGCGCTCCGGGTGGATCGCCTGGAACCCGATGGCGCCGGCAAGACGCGGGAGCGTCGCGGCAGCTTCGGCCGCTTCATCGGACAGAGCCCGGAGGTCACGAGACTCTATCCCCTCGTCGAGCGACTGGCCGCCAGCAACGTCACCCTGGTGATCGAGGGCGAGACCGGTACGGGCAAGGAAGTCCTGGCCGAAGCCATCCACGAGCACAGCGCGCGCAAGGAAGAAGCCTACGTAGTGCTCGACTGCACCACGATCCCGCCGAACCTCGCCGAGAGCGAGCTCTTCGGTCACGAGCGGGGAGCGTTCACGGGTGCGACCGGACAGCGCCGCGGCGTGTTCGAGCAGGCGCACGGCGGCACGCTGTTCGTGGACGAAATCGGCGATCTGGACGTGACCCTGCAGGCCAAGCTCCTGCGCGCCATCGAGCGCGGGGAGATCCGCCGCGTGGGCGGTGCGGACGTGATCCGCGTCGACGTCCGCGTGATTGCGGCCACTCGTCGGGATCTGGATCGCGCCGTGCAAGAGGGCACGTTTCGCGACGACCTGTTTCATCGCCTCGCCGTCGGGCGCATCGCGCTGCCGCCGCTTCGAAAGCGACGCGGCGACATCGCCGTGCTCGCGCGCTACTTCTGGTCCGAGCTCTCGCCGGGCACGCCGCTGCCCGCGCACCTGCTGCAGCGCTGGGAGAGCGACGACTTCCCGGGTAACGTCCGCGAGCTCAAGAACGCCATCGCCCGACAGCTGGCCACCGGTGATCTCGAAACCGACGAGATCTCGCAGGACGCCGAGCCCGAAACGGATTCGCCGCTGGACGCCCTGACCCGCGCCGAGACCGCGATGCGCGACGTGCTCCACGCGCGCTTGCCGTTTCCCGTAGCGCGGCTGCGCGTGCTGGAAGCGCTGCAAAAGGCCTACGTGGAACGCGCCCTCGCGGAGCACGACGGCTCCGTGGAGCGCGCCGCCGCCGCCCTCGGCATCGGTCGCCGCTTACTTCCACATCCTCAAGACCGGCAAGCGCAAACGCTGAAGTAA
- a CDS encoding tetratricopeptide repeat protein: MYFRAFLLAIALSLAVPSALAAPSKKERARVVQLVKESAAHYEAGRFSEAIPLLREAYSIEPNPTILYNLARAYEGQGDSKSAVEAYQKYLDEAPKAEDRGSVERRIATLSRQLDEKAALERERDLAAKRAADARREAERAEREKKSAPPPKHEPSVVPWIVAGVGAAVIGGGAFFGLRARSKHDDAQSAELARDAANANDEAKTFALLANISFAAGGALLVGGVSWGVIDRSAGSDARGVVVTGRF, translated from the coding sequence GTGTATTTCCGGGCTTTTCTCCTAGCTATCGCGCTTTCCCTGGCGGTCCCGTCGGCCCTGGCGGCGCCCAGCAAGAAGGAGCGCGCGCGGGTGGTGCAGCTGGTGAAGGAGAGCGCGGCGCACTACGAAGCCGGGCGCTTCTCGGAAGCCATCCCGCTCTTGCGGGAGGCGTACTCCATCGAGCCGAACCCGACGATCCTGTACAACCTGGCGCGCGCCTACGAAGGGCAGGGGGACTCGAAGAGCGCCGTCGAGGCCTACCAGAAGTACCTGGACGAGGCGCCCAAGGCCGAGGACCGCGGATCGGTGGAGCGACGTATCGCGACGTTGTCGCGGCAGCTGGACGAGAAGGCCGCGCTCGAACGCGAGCGCGATCTGGCGGCCAAGCGCGCAGCCGACGCACGGCGCGAGGCGGAGCGCGCCGAACGGGAAAAGAAGTCCGCTCCTCCGCCAAAGCACGAGCCTAGCGTGGTGCCGTGGATCGTCGCAGGCGTGGGCGCGGCGGTGATCGGCGGCGGCGCGTTCTTCGGCCTCCGCGCGCGTTCGAAGCACGACGATGCCCAGAGCGCGGAGCTGGCGCGCGACGCCGCCAACGCCAACGACGAAGCCAAGACCTTCGCGCTGTTGGCGAACATCTCCTTCGCGGCGGGGGGCGCGCTGCTCGTCGGCGGCGTGAGCTGGGGCGTGATCGACCGTTCTGCCGGCTCGGATGCCCGCGGCGTCGTCGTCACGGGGCGGTTCTAA
- a CDS encoding serine/threonine protein kinase produces MSAPTVSRIGRYEIVGLLATGGMAEILLGRLVGPSGFERPVVVKRILPHLARVSTFVDMFVDEARIVAGIRHPNVVAVQELAHEGDELFLVMEYLEGESLGGVARRLVTHKETLDRALSAFVIAEACAGLHAAHELKDEDGMPRDLVHRDVSPQNVFVTYGGQVKLLDFGIAKAANRSTRTEAGQVKGKFAYMSPEQCLGKPLDRRSDIFALGIVLWELSTGRRLFKRGSEHLTFKAICDERILKPSEVVPDYPPVLENVVMKALSRRRDDRYQTAQEMRRELLSAARQLGTTELPEEQLSAVMHRVFAERIEEKEDMLRRFHVGSAPTKIPVAEADEDVDLPSVVEDLSTIHTSTDVAASTPKPAPRRFLAPLVAAALAAGVAVFVVGRQVSNAPAPEPAVSLPAPVASAPPPPAASSAAPAEAATVVLRIETTPSGARVSIPGSPPTTTPAELAVPKSGEAITIELTRPGYSPRKEQVVPNMSQRLVLPLTPLPRTGPAKPQEIPKFR; encoded by the coding sequence ATGAGCGCCCCCACCGTTTCACGCATCGGTCGCTACGAGATCGTCGGCCTGTTGGCGACCGGCGGCATGGCGGAGATCTTGCTCGGGCGCCTCGTGGGCCCCAGCGGCTTCGAGCGTCCGGTGGTCGTCAAGCGCATCCTGCCGCACCTGGCCCGGGTCTCCACCTTCGTGGACATGTTCGTGGACGAAGCGCGCATCGTAGCGGGCATACGCCACCCCAACGTGGTCGCCGTGCAGGAGCTGGCCCACGAGGGGGACGAGCTGTTCCTGGTCATGGAGTATCTCGAAGGCGAGAGCCTGGGCGGTGTCGCTCGGCGTCTCGTCACCCACAAGGAGACCCTGGATCGCGCGCTCTCGGCGTTCGTGATCGCCGAAGCCTGTGCCGGGCTCCACGCCGCTCACGAGCTGAAGGACGAAGACGGCATGCCCCGGGATCTCGTCCACCGCGACGTGTCCCCCCAGAACGTCTTCGTGACCTACGGCGGGCAGGTGAAGCTGCTCGACTTCGGCATCGCCAAGGCGGCGAACCGCAGCACCCGCACCGAGGCCGGCCAGGTCAAGGGCAAGTTCGCGTACATGTCGCCGGAGCAGTGCCTGGGCAAACCCCTCGATCGCCGCAGTGACATTTTCGCTCTGGGCATCGTGCTGTGGGAGCTGTCCACGGGGCGGCGCCTGTTCAAGCGCGGCAGCGAGCACCTCACGTTCAAGGCCATTTGCGACGAGCGCATCCTGAAGCCCAGCGAGGTCGTGCCCGACTATCCCCCCGTCCTCGAGAACGTCGTGATGAAGGCGCTGTCGCGCCGGCGGGACGATCGCTACCAGACGGCCCAGGAGATGCGGCGCGAGCTACTCTCGGCTGCGCGGCAGCTCGGCACCACGGAGCTCCCGGAAGAGCAGCTGTCCGCGGTGATGCACCGCGTGTTCGCCGAGCGCATCGAAGAGAAAGAGGACATGCTGCGGCGCTTCCACGTCGGCTCGGCGCCCACGAAGATCCCCGTCGCCGAAGCCGACGAAGACGTCGACCTGCCCAGCGTGGTGGAGGACTTGTCCACCATCCACACATCTACGGACGTCGCGGCCTCGACTCCGAAGCCCGCGCCCCGGCGCTTCCTGGCGCCGCTGGTCGCCGCTGCCCTGGCTGCTGGCGTCGCCGTGTTCGTCGTCGGTCGCCAGGTGTCGAACGCGCCGGCTCCCGAGCCCGCCGTGTCGCTCCCGGCGCCCGTCGCCAGTGCTCCGCCTCCACCAGCAGCCTCCAGCGCCGCCCCGGCCGAGGCGGCAACCGTCGTGCTGCGCATCGAAACCACGCCTTCCGGCGCCCGGGTGTCGATCCCCGGCAGTCCGCCCACCACCACGCCCGCCGAGCTCGCGGTCCCCAAGAGCGGCGAAGCCATCACCATCGAGCTCACGCGCCCGGGCTACTCGCCGCGCAAGGAGCAGGTCGTGCCGAACATGAGCCAACGCTTGGTGCTTCCGCTCACGCCGCTGCCCCGCACGGGGCCCGCAAAGCCCCAGGAAATCCCGAAGTTTCGCTGA
- a CDS encoding PDZ domain-containing protein — protein sequence MREVLAVLVVAVVACTPAAPELVRAPPPPPPRAEAPLEAAPEPVPDHAVVDATLRPEERVLDVALTVPLAWLPRDADRVVVRFRNERFRAGPTSYSEFVRGIDAARNEVPWQEEHTLPPDRVLSLRYRVHLEHAAADPVVGVDEVPHATAGGWFLNGRAFVPRLYLPTPARDKNLDLEAEIALHLPEGYALESSAGAESEGRIRTQSLAELHDAIYYTGKFQSKRLTEGSVDVTLVTSDFTAEDLAPLGSLVTRTLRLGAKELGTIAPVHLLLAYDKAAERAGGVVGRGISLLYEAPPDGRASSPMGVVVVHELMHLWNRADQEWMSEGFTRYLEVMMSLRLDAAEKEEIAERLLSVHDNYARAIGNGTIAQARDSLAYSGGAVIAFCTDADLKADGSSLALVHQAVRKKTGVPLVVDELLNAVDAASKQSGVALRERLTRRGAIDFGKCLRQAGYRVKVTEYAGITAKALALDVLHIRGHDTSTAKVLRVEEGSPFQQGDVIESVEGTPIHSMEGVPYLLRRHRPGQIIHMLVRRGNATVRITLAMPKLAQTARPKQRRFVVVSYP from the coding sequence ATGCGAGAGGTGCTCGCCGTGCTCGTCGTCGCCGTGGTCGCGTGCACGCCGGCCGCGCCGGAGCTCGTGCGCGCGCCGCCACCGCCGCCGCCCCGGGCCGAAGCTCCGCTCGAGGCCGCGCCGGAGCCCGTGCCGGACCACGCCGTGGTGGACGCGACGCTTCGTCCGGAAGAACGCGTGCTCGACGTGGCGCTCACGGTGCCGCTCGCTTGGCTTCCGCGAGACGCGGACCGCGTCGTCGTGCGATTTCGAAACGAGAGGTTCCGCGCCGGACCCACCAGCTATTCGGAATTCGTGCGGGGCATCGATGCGGCGAGGAACGAAGTCCCGTGGCAGGAGGAGCACACGCTGCCGCCGGATCGCGTGCTGTCGCTCCGCTACCGCGTGCACCTGGAGCACGCTGCAGCGGATCCGGTGGTGGGCGTGGACGAGGTGCCCCACGCGACCGCTGGCGGTTGGTTCTTGAACGGGCGTGCCTTCGTTCCGCGGCTGTACTTGCCCACGCCGGCGCGCGACAAGAACCTGGATCTGGAAGCGGAGATCGCGCTGCACCTGCCCGAGGGCTACGCCCTCGAGAGCTCCGCCGGCGCGGAGAGCGAGGGGCGCATCCGCACGCAGTCCCTCGCCGAGCTGCACGACGCGATCTACTACACCGGCAAGTTTCAGTCGAAGCGACTGACCGAAGGTAGCGTCGACGTCACGCTGGTGACGAGCGACTTCACGGCCGAGGATCTCGCGCCGCTCGGGTCCCTCGTGACGCGTACGCTGCGCCTCGGCGCCAAGGAGCTCGGCACCATCGCGCCGGTGCACTTGCTTCTCGCCTACGACAAGGCAGCGGAACGTGCGGGCGGCGTGGTGGGGCGCGGTATCTCGCTGTTGTACGAAGCGCCGCCGGATGGGCGCGCGTCTTCGCCCATGGGCGTGGTGGTGGTGCACGAGCTGATGCACCTGTGGAACCGCGCCGACCAAGAGTGGATGAGCGAGGGCTTCACCCGCTACCTGGAGGTGATGATGTCGCTTCGGTTGGATGCCGCCGAAAAGGAAGAGATCGCCGAGCGTCTGCTGTCCGTTCACGACAACTACGCCCGTGCCATCGGCAACGGCACCATCGCCCAGGCGCGAGATTCCCTGGCTTACTCCGGCGGTGCGGTGATCGCGTTCTGCACGGACGCGGATCTGAAGGCCGACGGCAGCTCGCTCGCCTTGGTGCACCAGGCGGTGCGCAAGAAGACCGGCGTGCCGCTGGTGGTGGACGAGCTCTTGAACGCCGTGGACGCGGCTTCGAAGCAGAGCGGCGTCGCGCTCCGTGAGCGCCTGACGCGACGGGGCGCCATCGATTTCGGGAAGTGCCTGCGCCAAGCCGGGTATCGCGTGAAGGTGACGGAGTACGCCGGCATCACCGCCAAGGCACTGGCGCTGGACGTGCTTCACATCCGAGGCCACGACACCAGCACGGCGAAGGTCCTCCGGGTGGAAGAGGGCTCGCCCTTTCAGCAGGGGGACGTGATCGAATCCGTGGAGGGCACGCCCATCCACAGCATGGAAGGCGTTCCGTACTTGCTGCGAAGGCACCGTCCGGGTCAGATCATCCATATGTTGGTCCGCCGCGGAAACGCCACGGTCCGCATCACTTTGGCGATGCCCAAGCTCGCGCAAACGGCGCGCCCCAAGCAGCGGCGTTTCGTGGTGGTGTCCTACCCATGA